In Horticoccus luteus, the following proteins share a genomic window:
- a CDS encoding GspE/PulE family protein, which translates to MPNPKSKRFVDEVRKLRDFDSPQELARLVEIHGLTPQLVDALIEQRLLQKDEACRVWANTLGLAYVDPFASLITDEAIEKIPQEIARKTQAIGLYVLNGVLTVAMADPTQADTVKRLSQIVQMPVSPVFALPKEIEDAVSVYYSTEKNVEESLAELERSQVFDQPEQVGNKLTQLAESNQLTRLLDEIIYYALRERATDVHIEAQQHLSRIRFRIDGRLREMLTFSRKLHRVVISRIKILCNLNIAETRFPQDGRFAIPIGTQSVQFRVSTIPAQHGEKAVIRILASTNKRAMLTLDRMMISGPVIQPFKRLIQNPNGIIFVTGPTGSGKTTTLYAALNEINAPGVNISTIEDPIEIELVGVTQTQVNSHIDLKFATVLRALLRQDPDVILIGEIRDLETANIATEAALTGHLVFATLHTNNAAQAVVRLLELGVKPYMVAPSIIGVLAQRLAARICENCKESYQPSREVLLRYFEEEGLEDVPFYRGRGCPACRGTGYKGRVAFHELVLITEEIRTLIAEGRSAADINKAAAKVGYRPLRYDGLKKVLMGLTTIEEIDENTSFEWAT; encoded by the coding sequence GTGCCAAACCCCAAAAGTAAACGGTTCGTGGACGAAGTGCGCAAACTGCGCGACTTCGATTCCCCGCAGGAACTCGCCCGGCTCGTCGAAATCCACGGGCTCACGCCGCAACTCGTCGACGCGCTGATCGAGCAGCGTCTCTTGCAAAAGGACGAGGCGTGCCGCGTCTGGGCCAACACCCTGGGACTGGCCTACGTTGATCCCTTTGCCTCCCTCATCACCGACGAGGCGATCGAGAAAATCCCGCAGGAGATTGCGCGCAAAACGCAGGCGATCGGTCTCTACGTGCTCAACGGCGTGCTCACGGTCGCGATGGCCGACCCCACGCAAGCCGATACAGTCAAACGCCTGAGTCAGATCGTGCAGATGCCCGTCAGCCCGGTCTTCGCGCTGCCGAAGGAAATCGAAGACGCCGTTTCCGTTTACTACTCCACCGAAAAAAACGTCGAAGAAAGCCTCGCCGAGCTCGAGCGCTCCCAGGTTTTCGATCAGCCCGAGCAGGTGGGCAACAAGCTCACCCAACTCGCCGAATCGAACCAGCTCACGCGGCTGCTCGACGAAATCATCTACTACGCGCTCCGCGAACGCGCCACCGACGTCCACATCGAAGCGCAACAACACCTGTCGCGCATCCGCTTCCGCATCGATGGCCGTCTGCGCGAAATGCTCACGTTTTCGCGCAAACTCCATCGCGTCGTCATTTCGCGCATCAAGATCCTCTGCAATCTCAACATCGCCGAAACGCGTTTCCCCCAGGACGGCCGGTTTGCGATCCCGATCGGCACCCAGTCCGTGCAGTTTCGCGTGTCGACGATTCCGGCGCAGCACGGCGAGAAGGCTGTCATCCGCATCCTCGCCTCAACGAACAAACGCGCCATGTTGACGCTCGACCGGATGATGATCTCCGGTCCCGTGATCCAGCCCTTCAAGCGGCTCATCCAAAACCCCAACGGCATCATCTTCGTCACCGGCCCGACCGGCTCGGGCAAGACCACGACGCTTTACGCCGCGCTGAATGAGATCAACGCACCGGGCGTGAACATTTCCACGATCGAAGACCCGATTGAAATCGAACTCGTCGGTGTCACGCAGACCCAGGTCAACTCGCACATCGATCTCAAGTTTGCCACCGTGTTGCGCGCGCTTTTGCGGCAGGATCCGGACGTCATTCTCATCGGCGAAATCCGCGATTTGGAAACCGCCAACATCGCCACCGAAGCCGCCCTCACCGGACACTTGGTTTTCGCGACCCTGCACACCAACAACGCCGCCCAAGCGGTCGTCCGCCTCCTCGAACTCGGCGTCAAACCCTACATGGTCGCGCCCTCGATCATTGGCGTGCTCGCGCAACGCCTCGCCGCGCGCATCTGCGAAAACTGCAAAGAGTCGTATCAACCCTCTCGCGAGGTGTTGCTCCGCTATTTCGAAGAGGAAGGCTTGGAGGATGTCCCCTTCTATCGCGGACGTGGCTGCCCCGCGTGCCGGGGCACCGGTTACAAGGGCCGCGTCGCGTTTCACGAACTCGTGCTCATCACCGAAGAGATTCGCACCCTCATAGCCGAAGGCCGCAGCGCTGCCGATATCAACAAGGCGGCCGCCAAAGTCGGCTACCGTCCCCTGCGTTACGATGGATTGAAGAAGGTGCTCATGGGTCTCACCACGATCGAAGAAATCGACGAAAACACGTCGTTCGAGTGGGCCACCTGA
- a CDS encoding Hpt domain-containing protein produces MDTTVIDPEAIAGLRALNPDDNDEFLREIVGIFLEDTPARIAELDQSLADADTPRFVRAAHSIKGSSANLGATQLRHAAEQLERHGRDRGLADTAPLITSIKSEFARARQELAALVGSA; encoded by the coding sequence ATGGACACCACTGTCATTGACCCCGAGGCCATCGCCGGCCTCCGCGCGCTCAACCCCGACGACAACGACGAGTTTCTCCGCGAAATCGTGGGCATCTTCCTCGAAGACACTCCCGCGCGCATCGCCGAATTGGACCAATCCCTCGCCGACGCCGACACACCCCGTTTCGTCCGTGCAGCTCATAGTATCAAAGGGAGCTCCGCCAACCTTGGGGCCACCCAACTCCGCCATGCCGCCGAGCAACTGGAACGCCACGGGCGCGACCGCGGCCTCGCCGACACCGCGCCGCTGATCACGTCGATCAAATCCGAGTTCGCGCGCGCCCGCCAGGAACTCGCCGCGCTGGTGGGCAGCGCGTAG
- the mdoH gene encoding glucans biosynthesis glucosyltransferase MdoH → MKDVNFAKMDARRLGRRRTLYFTSIFALTSVATWFMVDLLWRSGPVGFVEVLLALVFAVLFAQIATGFCTAMVGLYVVNRGGDTCRISQTISDDEAAPLAATAVIMPVYNEEVGRVFEGLRAIYRSVQATNRGEHFDFFILSDSTDPNQWIEEEVAWTELCREVGGFGRIFYRKRRVAINKKAGNVADFLRRWGRRYQYMIVLDADSVMTGDAIVRLTAMMQRNPRVGIIQTAPRLVAGETLYARMQSFANRVYSPLFLAGLNYWQQHEANYWGHNAIIRVQPFIEHCALPDLPGTEPFGGRILSHDFVEAALMRKAGWAVWLAHDLDGSFEEGPPTLIDSAKRDRRWCQGNLQHTWLLTARGFLPANRFHLLMGVLAYVSSPLWLLFLGLSTLRVLRPGNSAMLPLHGVPASLPLFIFTMVLLFLPKIAATITTMSDTALANAFGGRGRLLASALLETVTSVFLAPINMMFHTKFVLFTIFGQGVSWAKQRRRSESGGVDWREAIVTHGGQTLFGVVWGGSMLVLAPDVFVWLSPVIAGLVLSVPITLVLGSVNRGQQAARQGLFDTPEETQPPPVLVELQSGLARRAGRLAPLEPVRQDYGLMRAVLDPYVNAMHVSLLRPRRTVEESREWFAQLRQRLLVDGPARLSAREKMALLMDAESMVWLHAELWRRPGHSVAEWWRLGMRQHNVLVPELS, encoded by the coding sequence ATGAAAGACGTTAACTTCGCGAAGATGGACGCCCGGCGGCTGGGGCGGCGGCGGACGCTCTATTTCACGAGCATCTTCGCACTCACTTCGGTGGCGACATGGTTCATGGTGGATTTGCTCTGGCGCTCCGGGCCGGTCGGCTTCGTGGAAGTGCTGCTCGCGTTGGTGTTCGCGGTGTTGTTTGCGCAGATCGCGACGGGATTTTGCACGGCGATGGTGGGCTTGTATGTGGTCAATCGCGGCGGGGATACTTGCCGGATCAGTCAGACGATCAGCGACGACGAGGCGGCGCCGCTCGCCGCCACCGCTGTGATCATGCCCGTTTACAATGAGGAGGTCGGGCGCGTGTTCGAGGGGTTGCGGGCGATTTATCGCTCGGTCCAGGCGACCAACCGGGGCGAACATTTCGACTTCTTCATCCTCAGTGATTCGACGGATCCGAACCAGTGGATCGAGGAGGAGGTGGCGTGGACGGAACTGTGTCGGGAAGTGGGTGGTTTCGGGCGGATATTTTACCGGAAGCGGCGAGTCGCGATTAATAAGAAGGCGGGGAACGTGGCGGATTTTTTGCGCCGCTGGGGCCGGCGCTACCAATACATGATCGTGTTGGATGCGGACAGCGTGATGACGGGCGACGCGATCGTGCGCCTGACGGCGATGATGCAGCGCAATCCCCGCGTGGGGATCATCCAAACGGCGCCGCGGCTGGTCGCAGGAGAGACGTTGTATGCGCGCATGCAATCGTTCGCGAACCGCGTTTACAGCCCGCTGTTTCTGGCCGGCTTGAATTACTGGCAGCAGCACGAGGCGAACTACTGGGGGCATAACGCGATCATTCGCGTGCAGCCGTTTATCGAGCATTGCGCGTTGCCGGATTTACCGGGCACCGAGCCGTTTGGCGGGCGGATCCTTTCGCACGATTTCGTGGAGGCGGCGTTGATGCGCAAAGCGGGGTGGGCGGTGTGGCTGGCGCATGATTTGGACGGCAGTTTCGAGGAAGGTCCGCCGACGTTGATCGACAGCGCCAAGCGGGACCGCCGGTGGTGCCAGGGGAATTTGCAGCACACGTGGCTGCTGACGGCGCGCGGTTTCCTGCCGGCGAATCGCTTTCATTTGCTGATGGGTGTGCTGGCCTATGTGTCGTCCCCGCTTTGGTTGCTTTTTCTCGGCCTGAGCACGTTGCGGGTATTGCGCCCCGGGAATTCGGCGATGCTGCCGCTGCATGGCGTGCCGGCGTCGCTGCCGCTCTTTATCTTCACAATGGTGCTGCTGTTCCTGCCGAAGATTGCGGCCACGATCACCACGATGAGCGACACTGCGCTGGCGAACGCGTTTGGCGGTCGGGGGCGTCTGCTTGCGAGCGCACTGCTGGAGACGGTCACGTCGGTCTTTCTCGCGCCCATCAACATGATGTTTCACACGAAATTCGTGCTGTTCACGATTTTCGGGCAGGGCGTTTCGTGGGCGAAGCAACGGCGGCGCAGCGAGAGCGGCGGCGTGGATTGGCGGGAGGCGATCGTCACCCACGGAGGGCAGACTTTGTTCGGTGTTGTTTGGGGCGGGTCGATGCTGGTGCTCGCGCCCGACGTCTTTGTGTGGCTGAGCCCGGTGATCGCTGGTCTCGTGCTCTCCGTGCCGATTACGCTGGTGCTAGGCAGCGTGAATCGTGGACAACAAGCGGCCCGCCAGGGGCTGTTTGATACGCCGGAGGAGACGCAACCACCGCCGGTGCTGGTGGAATTGCAGAGCGGGCTGGCGCGGCGGGCGGGGCGGTTGGCGCCGTTGGAGCCGGTGCGGCAGGATTACGGGCTCATGCGGGCGGTGCTCGATCCTTACGTGAATGCGATGCACGTCTCGCTCTTGCGCCCGCGACGCACGGTGGAGGAGTCGCGCGAGTGGTTTGCGCAGTTGCGGCAGAGGCTGCTGGTGGATGGTCCCGCCCGGCTTTCTGCGCGCGAAAAAATGGCGCTGTTAATGGACGCGGAATCGATGGTGTGGCTCCACGCGGAATTGTGGCGGCGGCCGGGGCACAGCGTGGCCGAGTGGTGGCGCCTCGGGATGCGCCAGCATAATGTGCTGGTGCCGGAGCTGAGCTGA
- a CDS encoding glucan biosynthesis protein, with translation MNWLTRGLWCLGLAGVLSALAAPAFDFEVVEARAKALASHAYVAPAATLPISLEKLSYDEYRRIRFVDGATWWRAEKLPFQLQFFHLGLFYHEAVVINEVRDGVARPIPFSKNMFDYDRLPLGNLPASLGFAGFRILYPLNKARDEVGAFLGASYFRMLCRGAHYGLSARGLALNAGGPGPEEFPRFSEFWIEQPAPESSTLVLYALLDSPSVAGAYRFELTPGDETLVDVHAVVYARKNVAGLGVAPLTSMFWHAENTERPRGDFRPEVHDSDGLLLHLSSGEWLWRPLTNPAAVQVASFNDTALRGFGLLQRDRSFASYEDLEAYYHARPSVWIEPKGEWGKGAVRLLEIPTQQEVDDNVVAFWVPAKALKRGDVIDLHYRMHWTLNAVEPPGGKAIATRLAGVEGNRAARRFLVDFAGGDLDKAAPDAQIESVVTVVTGGKLAEPATIQRNAFNATWRTAFVVTPDAPDRPVELRCYLRSGTHVLSETWSYLWNP, from the coding sequence ATGAATTGGCTTACTCGCGGATTATGGTGCCTGGGGCTTGCCGGCGTGCTGAGCGCGCTCGCGGCGCCGGCGTTTGATTTCGAAGTGGTGGAAGCGCGGGCGAAGGCGCTTGCGAGCCATGCGTATGTCGCGCCAGCCGCCACGCTGCCGATCAGTTTGGAGAAATTGAGTTACGACGAATATCGCCGCATTCGTTTTGTTGATGGTGCCACGTGGTGGCGGGCTGAAAAGCTGCCGTTCCAGCTGCAATTTTTCCATCTCGGGTTGTTCTATCACGAGGCCGTGGTGATCAACGAAGTGCGCGATGGTGTGGCGCGCCCCATTCCATTCTCGAAAAACATGTTCGACTACGACCGCTTGCCGCTGGGGAATCTGCCGGCGTCGCTGGGGTTTGCGGGCTTTCGGATTTTGTATCCGCTGAACAAGGCGCGCGACGAAGTGGGGGCGTTTCTCGGTGCGAGCTACTTTCGGATGCTGTGCCGGGGCGCGCACTACGGGCTGTCCGCGCGCGGGCTGGCGTTGAACGCCGGCGGTCCCGGGCCGGAAGAGTTTCCCCGCTTTTCCGAATTCTGGATCGAGCAACCAGCGCCGGAGTCCTCCACGCTCGTGCTCTACGCCCTTTTGGATAGTCCGAGCGTAGCGGGCGCGTATCGCTTCGAGCTGACACCGGGGGACGAGACGCTCGTCGACGTGCATGCGGTGGTGTATGCGCGGAAGAACGTGGCGGGGCTGGGCGTCGCGCCGCTCACAAGTATGTTCTGGCACGCGGAGAACACCGAGCGGCCGCGGGGCGATTTCCGACCGGAGGTGCACGATTCGGACGGACTACTGTTGCATCTGAGTTCGGGCGAATGGTTGTGGCGCCCGCTCACCAACCCAGCGGCGGTGCAGGTCGCGAGTTTCAACGACACGGCGTTGCGCGGATTCGGCCTGCTGCAGCGAGACCGGAGTTTCGCCTCTTATGAGGACTTGGAAGCGTATTATCATGCGCGGCCGAGTGTCTGGATCGAGCCGAAGGGCGAATGGGGGAAGGGTGCGGTGCGTCTCCTGGAGATCCCCACCCAGCAGGAGGTCGACGACAACGTGGTGGCGTTTTGGGTGCCGGCCAAGGCGCTGAAGCGCGGCGACGTGATTGATCTGCACTATCGGATGCATTGGACGTTGAACGCGGTCGAGCCACCGGGCGGGAAAGCGATTGCGACCCGGCTGGCCGGGGTGGAAGGTAATCGCGCGGCACGCCGGTTTCTGGTCGATTTCGCCGGTGGCGATTTGGACAAGGCCGCGCCGGATGCGCAAATCGAGTCGGTGGTAACGGTCGTCACGGGCGGCAAACTCGCCGAACCGGCGACGATCCAGCGCAATGCCTTCAACGCCACGTGGCGCACGGCGTTTGTCGTGACACCGGATGCGCCGGACCGTCCCGTCGAACTGCGGTGTTACCTCCGAAGCGGAACCCACGTTTTAAGCGAGACATGGAGCTACCTCTGGAATCCATGA
- a CDS encoding uracil-DNA glycosylase, translated as MRTALLALAAELKRLKADGVKSVAVEEATLATLRRAVAAQKNARVQPAGESPVQPEPIAADAPESSTNSSAPPSPLPRAAAARAQDDTIPAPPVFALPEGDKRTQWEALRERVLGDPVCNAHVRPGKKVVFGTGNLDASIMLVGEAPGADEEVAGEPFVGPAGQLLTRMVAGMGLQREQVYIGNIMNWRPQMPMAGGGDQTGNRPPTAQEMGYCLPYLKAQIDVVKPALLVALGSTAAHGLLGLDSFRTLGEVRGRWHEFAGTPLMVTYHPSYILREPTNRKKRMIWDDLLKVMERAGLPISEKQRGFFL; from the coding sequence ATGCGCACGGCCTTGCTCGCACTCGCAGCGGAATTGAAGCGTCTCAAAGCGGACGGCGTGAAAAGCGTGGCCGTGGAAGAGGCGACGCTCGCGACGCTACGGCGCGCGGTCGCCGCGCAAAAAAACGCCCGGGTGCAACCCGCCGGCGAATCACCGGTCCAGCCAGAACCTATTGCCGCTGATGCTCCGGAATCCTCCACAAACTCGTCAGCCCCACCGTCACCGCTGCCGCGCGCCGCGGCGGCCCGCGCGCAGGACGACACGATCCCTGCGCCGCCCGTATTTGCGTTGCCGGAAGGTGATAAACGCACGCAATGGGAGGCGTTGCGCGAACGCGTATTGGGAGATCCCGTCTGCAACGCTCATGTGCGGCCGGGCAAGAAAGTCGTGTTCGGCACGGGTAATCTCGACGCGAGCATCATGTTGGTCGGCGAAGCTCCAGGCGCGGACGAAGAAGTGGCAGGCGAACCGTTTGTGGGACCCGCTGGACAATTGCTCACGCGAATGGTCGCGGGCATGGGATTGCAGCGGGAGCAGGTTTACATTGGCAACATCATGAACTGGCGCCCGCAGATGCCGATGGCCGGAGGCGGCGATCAGACGGGCAACCGTCCGCCGACTGCGCAGGAAATGGGCTATTGTCTGCCGTATTTGAAAGCGCAGATCGACGTGGTGAAGCCGGCGTTGCTCGTCGCGCTCGGTTCCACGGCCGCCCACGGGTTGCTGGGGCTCGACAGTTTTCGAACGCTCGGGGAGGTGCGGGGGCGCTGGCACGAATTCGCCGGGACGCCGTTGATGGTGACTTATCATCCCAGCTACATTTTGCGTGAACCCACCAATCGAAAAAAACGGATGATCTGGGATGATTTGTTGAAGGTGATGGAGCGGGCGGGCCTGCCGATTTCGGAGAAGCAGCGGGGATTTTTTCTCTGA
- a CDS encoding riboflavin synthase, whose protein sequence is MFTGIVEETGAVLAFEQGAAAWSLRLAAQRVRAGLAVGDSVAVNGCCLTVTAFDDEELRFDVLEETRRLTNFRFLRPGSVVNLEKSLSFNGKIGGHFVSGHIDGVGEIEILETRGQDCYLRVRGPKNGGRYLIHKGSIAIDGISLTVAEVEDDAFAVWLIPTTLAVTNLGRRVAGEFVNLEFDLLGKYVEKLLVGRST, encoded by the coding sequence CCTTCGAGCAAGGGGCGGCGGCGTGGTCCCTGCGGCTCGCCGCGCAGCGCGTGCGGGCAGGCTTGGCCGTGGGCGACAGCGTGGCCGTCAACGGCTGCTGCCTTACGGTGACGGCGTTCGACGACGAAGAATTGAGATTCGACGTGCTGGAAGAAACCCGGCGCCTGACCAACTTTCGCTTTCTGCGGCCGGGCTCCGTGGTGAATTTGGAGAAGAGCCTCTCGTTCAACGGCAAAATTGGCGGGCATTTTGTCAGCGGGCATATCGATGGCGTGGGCGAGATCGAAATCTTGGAGACCCGTGGGCAGGACTGCTATCTTCGCGTGCGCGGACCGAAAAACGGCGGCCGTTATCTGATTCACAAGGGGAGCATCGCAATCGACGGCATTTCGCTCACCGTGGCGGAAGTGGAAGACGATGCTTTTGCCGTGTGGCTGATACCGACGACGCTGGCGGTGACCAATCTTGGACGGCGGGTGGCGGGCGAGTTCGTCAACCTTGAGTTCGATTTGCTCGGCAAATACGTCGAGAAGCTGCTGGTGGGCCGCTCCACCTGA